Genomic window (Psilocybe cubensis strain MGC-MH-2018 chromosome 1, whole genome shotgun sequence):
TTAACGCAGCACGATTACAAGGCACCTCCTACCCCGTTGTGCATTCCCTCGTCGAGGCATCTTTGGCTGTCGCTTCAGACGTATTGTCTTTGAGTTTTTTCCGTGCACTTCTCTTTGACTAACATGTTCACAGCCTCGCTCGATTCAAATGACGCAAAATTTCCACATCCTCGCAAAAATTACTGGCGAACCACCAGCACTACCACCCATTGAGCACGCCGGCGCACATATCCTCAACGCGCCACTCTTCTCGCGCAAGTATGCGCGAACATATCTTGGAGACCCAGAGAGTCGCGAGGCTATCGCCTTGCGTCGACAGATCGCTGCCGGCTCTCGGCAGGCTCTCGAAGAGCAGTACTGGGATATCTTGGAGAGGACGGTGCAGGCGCGTCCAACGGAGGCGAGGTTGGGTGGCGATCCCAGCATTGCGAATCGTGTTCGCGCGTTCTTGTTGGTCAGATATTATAGGAATGGAGAGTGGGAAGACAGAATCGAACTTGTTGCTGGTCAGCCTATTTGGGCCAAACTGTTTTACTTGATTCGAACAGGCCATACCAACGAAGCTCTCGCCGAGGCATTACAGTTCCAAAATGCTATTGAGAGTCGAGAGGCAAGCTTTGTGAACCACTTCCGCACATGGATCGAATCCCCGGAAAGAAAGTGTGTAATCTTCTCGTCTTTGAAAATGTACACGTATATTGATCCAAATTAGACTACCTAAGGCACACCGAGATCACTTGCAATCGGTGTACAACGCACATATGCTGCACTCCAACACCGCGGACCCATTCAAGCTTGCACTATATAAGCTAATGGGCAAGCTCGAGCCAACAAGGAGGAGCGTGCCTCTGGTGACCACAACAACGGAGGACTGGCTCTGGTTCCAGCTGGCAATGgttgacgaagaggaagatggtgGTTTGCGAGCTTTTGCCGAGGTTCTCCTCGGTTATGGCGAACGCCACTTCGACGGTCCCCCGAACCAGCCAAACTCTCGAAAGGGTGTGTGGGCAGGTGTTCTGCTCATGTGCGGTCAATTCGAGCGCGTACGTTTAACTATGCTCTTTTTTGCGGTCTTGCTTGACATTGGTTCGATGTAGGCGGTTGCGGCGCTATGGGAATACCAGGAGACAGAAGTCGAAGCCGTACATCTTGCAATTGCGCTCGCCTACCATGGCTTGTTGAGAGTCCCTTCACGATCCGAGACATCCGATATGACACCCCGTAAGTCTCCAACTAAACCATTGACATTCATATAAGGCTGATCATTCTACCCCGCACAACAATCAGTTTCTTTATCACCCACTGGTCCTCCCGCATTGAGCCTGTCGACGCTAATATGGAGATACGTTAGACAGTTTGTGAAGATGGATGCGAAAGAGGCGCTGCAATATGTGTATTGTATCACCCTCAGCTCAGACCAAGGTGGCGGTGTTGGAAAAGAGCAGGTTGAGCTCTCATGGGAGTTCGTGCGACGGATCATTGTTTTGGCCAATAGTGGTCCTGCTTGGGAAGAGCTCGTCGGGGGTGTCAGACCGGAAGGAGGCAGATATGTGcgtttctttccctttcatTGATACTCAATCTTGTCCCTCATATTAACGCACTATACTAATTTGCAGGGTGGCGCAATTGAACACAGCGCCAAGCTCCTTGAACTCTCAGAAACGCAAAGCTACAATAATGAGATCCTCCTTCGCGCTGCACGCGATTCAGCGGACAATGACCGCGTTACCGAGGCGATCAAGCTGTACAACCTCGCCGGAGACTACGCGACCGTCGTCGAGTGTCTTGCGCATGCTCTTGGAAATACCCTCTCTCAACCGAGCATCGATGAGCGGGGTAAGGCGCTGGAGAGGACGGCCGCGGAGATCTTGAGGCACTAcgagcgtgcaaatcgcgCGGCGGGCAGGGAGCGCGAGGCCGTTGTGAGGTTACTAAGAATTAGGGAGGCGACGGAGGCAAAGAACAAGGGAAGACCTGAAGTGGGACTTGACGTACGTCCTAAGTTGTTTTATCCTGTTTTTATGAGGACATTTGCTGAATATAGGTCCTCGCAGATTATGGAGTCGACGGATCTCATTCCTTTGACTGGGGATATTGCGAAAATTACGCGCCGGGCAGAAGAGTTCAGCCACCTCCACGAGGCGTTGCAGAAAAACCTGCAGATATATCTCAAGCTTACTATGGACTGCCTCTCAGGCGTGCATCAGCGCGTCAAGAGCTCGATGGCCGCCGATGCGACGAAGCAGATTGTACGTTCTTTGCTATTTCCTTTATTTACATCAGTTTTATTTCTGACACCATCGTCGTGTAGACTTTAGCCAATATCAGGAAAAAGTCGCGTTCACTGATGGTGTTCGCTGGTATATTGAAATATCGGATGTCACCGGACGTGTATTCGTATTTGGCCAGAATCGATGTGGAAATCGCGCTCTAGATTCCCTCTTTTCCGCGTCGTTTTTTTCATGAAAAAGATCGTATATTGTTTGTTACCTAATGTCAGATCTTGTGTATTCTACTTTTTTGTTACTCTGCAATGCTCTTTCCAGACATATCACCGAGACAATACGACCAGGACGCCTGGCTTACTGTAAAAGTATTTATCGCAAAGTCACGCACCGTGATCAAGTATTACAGGAAGAGCCAAATACCACTTAGAATGGACGATAATCAGATAACGTTTTATTTCCCTAGGTGTATTTGAAGAGACGTACAACGTTCGTTCGTGAGGACGAGTAGTTATCGACAAAGAGGATCCAATCGCAACAATGTGCTATCTGCTGTTCAAAGGCGTAGCGTATTTTTTGTAACAATTTTACGGCGTCACCTTTGGGTGGGGATGAATTCGTCGACTTCAATTTCAGCGCTGCCGTCATCAACGTCTTCTTGATCcccgtcttcgtcttcgtcctcgtcgttaTCTTCTTTGTGCATAGGAATGGCTACTTTCtgtgatgttgttgatgatttCTGACTCTGTGCTAATTGTCGTTGACTCTGAAGACCGCGTAAAATGAGTAACAGATATATCATGAAAAAATATACAAGAGCTTACATGATACATTGCTGTCCAGTATCCGCCCCAATACATCGCAGTCAACGCGCGCTGAAATGCTTCATCTTGACTAACAATCGAGCCAGCAACGCTGTCGGGAATGTAACTGGCTTCAGACGGCATGGTAGGTAGCTCCCCTGCCGTCGGAGTTGGCACAGAAGGTATATCGAGGGATGGATCATGAGTCGGCACGAAGGTGTCAAAGTCGATGGGCTTTGAGTCAGTTTCGGCCCCGTCAGACGGCGCAGTGGGAGGTGTGGCCGTCGTCGTTCCCACAGCAGCATTCAACAACGCTTTTGCGGCAGGCTTTTTAGATGGGTCGAAAGGGATGTTGTACCACCTATTGACGGCGCGCAATTAGCAGATATCAAGTCATTTAAGACGTGGATTATGCACTTACAAAGGTGACTTTTTGACTGGTTCTTTTTTCCAGTCCTGCTCGGTCCCATGATACGCTTCGTACTCTTCCATAGCAGCGTCCCAAGCGTCCACCAGTGCAGAGTCATCCCAAATCTCCTCATGTGTCAACTCTCtgctttcttcctcctcatatCCACATTCATATTCACCCTCTTCACCCTCCATTCCCCCCTCTTCGTGAATGGCCGCTGGAGGCGGTTGAGTTTTGACAGAATTTGTTGTGGTGTTCATAAATTTTTGAGAGGCGGGCGTCTGAGAACCCGGTCCATTATTCCTTGACGCGTTTGCATCT
Coding sequences:
- a CDS encoding Nucleoporin NIC96, coding for MAADLSSLLTSSKNLTSHLSRPDLPSVNLSLDQIEALSRRLVSRQPGTSTDADRANYLLAQAHVDASALSSSIAHLNTSTTFSPLQPLQDTDVAGYLRIAHEQNLISTIEEGRKETQEEFYRALEDRSHRDWEAKKKRVFEELGDRVSSADRGGMSDLRASTLGKSVLGASTTTPSLSLQMQSKMLAYDRVIADLNAARLQGTSYPVVHSLVEASLAVASDPRSIQMTQNFHILAKITGEPPALPPIEHAGAHILNAPLFSRKYARTYLGDPESREAIALRRQIAAGSRQALEEQYWDILERTVQARPTEARLGGDPSIANRVRAFLLVRYYRNGEWEDRIELVAGQPIWAKLFYLIRTGHTNEALAEALQFQNAIESREASFVNHFRTWIESPERKLPKAHRDHLQSVYNAHMLHSNTADPFKLALYKLMGKLEPTRRSVPLVTTTTEDWLWFQLAMVDEEEDGGLRAFAEVLLGYGERHFDGPPNQPNSRKGVWAGVLLMCGQFERAVAALWEYQETEVEAVHLAIALAYHGLLRVPSRSETSDMTPLSLSPTGPPALSLSTLIWRYVRQFVKMDAKEALQYVYCITLSSDQGGGVGKEQVELSWEFVRRIIVLANSGPAWEELVGGVRPEGGRYGGAIEHSAKLLELSETQSYNNEILLRAARDSADNDRVTEAIKLYNLAGDYATVVECLAHALGNTLSQPSIDERGKALERTAAEILRHYERANRAAGREREAVVRLLRIREATEAKNKGRPEVGLDIMESTDLIPLTGDIAKITRRAEEFSHLHEALQKNLQIYLKLTMDCLSGVHQRVKSSMAADATKQITLANIRKKSRSLMVFAGILKYRMSPDVYSYLARIDVEIAL